GAAAGTACATTATTTTTGGGCAAAGCCAAACTCTTCAAAAACAGAAGAAAAGCTTTCATATATCAAACTATTTAAACCATGGGGATGGGTAATTGGTACTGGAATGTACATTGATGATATAGAAAGTGAAATTGCAGAAATAAAAGTACAAAATACGCAACAAATTGGTTCTATAATACTAAAAGTATCAATATTTACTCTTATAATTGTAGTTTTTTCATATTTTGTAGTATTGTTTTTCTTTGATAAAATGGTAAAAAAACCATTGGAAAGATTTAAAATCAATTTCAATAATTTTTTAGACTTTATTACAATGGTAAGTAATAAATATATTCCAGATGAAAATACTAACTCTGATGAAATTGGAGAATTAACTTTACTTATCAATGAAACAGCTTTAGAAATAGATAAAAAACTTAAAGATGATATAAGAGTTATGGGAGAAGTTGTATTAACAGCTGATAAAGTAGAACAAGGTATTTACAAGTGTAGAATACATGGAGATTCTGAAAATCCGATGATATTAACTCTAAAAAATACACTAAATAAAATGTTAAATATTCTTGAGAAGAATATGTTAAATGTAAAAGATACTTTAGATGAATATATAAATGGTGATTTTAGAAATAGAGTTATTATAGATGAGAGCTTAAAAGAAGAAATGCTTGCAGTTATGACAAGAGTTAACGGTCTGGGTGATGCTTTAAGCCATAGTGCAAAAACAAACTTATCAAATGGACAAGCATTAGAGAAAAATTCTTATAATCTAACAAACTCTATGAAAAACTTAGCAGATAAAGCTAATGACCAAGCAGCTTCATTGGAAGAAACAGCTGCTGCAGTTGAAGAAATAACATCAATAACAAGAAGTAATGCTAACAATGCTTCAAAAATGTCAGATTTAGGACAAACAGTTAAATTATCTGTTTCAAAGGGACAAGAACATGCAGCAAATACAGCCTTAGCAATGGAAGAGATAAATGAAAAAGTATCTGCAATAAATGAAGCAATTAATATAATCGATCAAATCGCCTTTCAAACAAATATTTTAAGTCTAAATGCAGCAGTTGAATCAGCAACAGCAGGAGAAGCTGGAAAAGGATTTGCAGTTGTAGCACAAGAGGTAAGAAATCTAGCTTCAAGAAGTGCAGAAGCTGCACGTGAAATAAAAGAGTTAGTAGAAGATGCAAATAGTAAAGCTATGGAAGGTAAAAAAATATCTGATGGAATGATTGAAGATTACAAAGAGTTGAATAAACATATTTCAGAAACAATCCATATTATTGAAGATGTCTCATCAGCTTCAAAAGAACAGATGAATGGAATAGAACAAATAAATGATGCCGTGACAAAACTTGATAGTGTTACCCAAGAAAATGCAAGTGAAGCAAATAAAATAAAAAATATATCAAGTGAAGTTTCTAATATGGCAAATGGACTTGTGGAAGATGCAAAAGATAAAAAATTTAACTAGGGAGTTAATATGTCAGCTGGAAAAGAAATTGTTTTAGATAAATCAGCTTTCTTAGTAAGTGAAACTGATGAAAAAGGTATTATAAGATTTGCAAATGATACTTTTTGCAAAATTGCAGGATATAAACTTGAAGAACTTGTTGGACAACCACATAGTATAGTTAGAAATAAATATATGCCAAAAAAAGCATTTAAATCTCTTTGGGATACTGTACAATCTGGTGAGATTTGGACAGGATATGTAAAGAATGCTACCAAATCAGGTGATTTTTACTGGGTATATGCAACTGTTTTTCCATTTAAAAGTTGTGATGGTTCTAAGGGATATCTATCATGTAGAAGAAAACCTTCAGAAAAAGAGATTGAAGAAGCTGAAGAGTTATATACAATTTGGAATAAAGAAGAAGGAAAATAGAAAATATTTCATACATATTTTCATCAATAATTATAAGAAAATATAATATATGATTTTACATTATTTTAATTAAAATACTATTATAATAACCTTTTAAAAAATAAAGGTTACTTATGAATAAACTACTTGTATTATTGTTAATAACTTCCATATACTCTTTTGCAAAAGAGATAACATTTGATGAAGCATTACATTTATTGCTTAAAAATAATAAACAACTAAAATCTAAAAAACTAGATATAAAACAATCACATGCAATACTAGATGAAATATCTGCAAATAATTATGGGGCTTTAAATTTCAAAGAGACATATACAACTACAAATCATGCAGGATATGCTTTTAATTCAAAACTAAGTTCTAGAAAAGCTACCTTTGGTGATTTTGGATTAGGTTCATATACAGGTCCTGGTTCTATTGGAGAGGCACCAGATGATTTAAATTATCCAAAATCTACAGAGAACTATGAAACAAAGATTACTTATGATATTCCATTATTTACAGGTTTTAAAATATCAAATGCAAAAGATGTTGCTCAACTTCAAGTTCAAGCTAAAAATAAAAAATATCAATATGATGAAAAACTTTTAACTTTAGAATTATTAAGAGCTTATAATGCTTGTGTTGCAGCTAAAGAGTACTTAAAATCTACACAAAAAGCAAAAGAAGTAACTAAATCTTTTGTAAATTTTTCAAATGAAATGTTCAAAGAAGGATTAGTTACAAAAATTGATTTAAATGAAGCACAAGTGAGAGATTTAAATACTAATGTAAAACTAAAAGAAGCGCAAAATAAAGTATCACTTGCTCTTTCTTATTTAAGTTTTTTAGTTGGTGATGAAATTACAGATGTTAAAAACTTTGAAGAGGTAAAACTTTCAAATCTTGTTCTAAAAAATATTCAAGAAGAGGCTATAAATAAAAGGGAAGACTATAAATATATTGATTTAAATGTTAAATCATCAAAGAAAAATATAAAAGTAGAACAAGCTGATTATTATCCTAAAATTAATGCGCATGTAGAATATGGATATAGTGATGATAAATTAAAGAATTTTGATGATACCCAAGATTTCTATCTAGCAAAAGTACAATTAAATATGAAAATATTTGATATGACAAGAGAAGCTAAAGTAGAACAAAGTAGAATCAATTACAATAAATTGATGTTAGAAAAAGAACAGTTTAAAGATTCTATTAAACTTGAAGTAAAACAAAACTATTTAAATTATTTATCAAATGAAGAAATTTTAGTAGAAAAAATTAAAGCTCAAAATTTAGCAGAAGAAGTTTTAATAAAAGCAGAAGATATGTATAAAAATAAATTATTAAAAATGACAGATTTATTAGCACAACAAGCTTCACTGCAAAAAGCAGAAGCAGAAGTAATTATGTCAAAATTTGATCTTACTTTTATGAAAGCAAAATTAAAGCTATCAATTGGAAAATCGTTGAAGGAATAATGCGCATTTTAAAATACTATTTTCTAATATTCTTTAATTAAATTATTAATCTCTATCTGCCATTATTTTGTAGTTTTTTACTCATTTAATCTTAAGTATTACTTAAATATAATAAATGAATATTATATAAAAAAGATACCTAATGATAAAAAAAATACTATTGGTAACTACTTTTACTCTCTCTATTGTTTTTGCTTCTGAAAGCTTAACCTCATATGAGCAAGCAGTAAAACTGTTTAATGAAAAGAGTTATGAGAAAGCTTACAAAATATTTCTTTCTTTATCAAAAAATGATTTGGAAAACCAAAATCTAAACTTCTATCTTGGAAGATGTGAATATGAACAAGGAAAATATGATATAGCAATAAGTTATTATGAGAGAATACTTTTTGCTCAACCAAATAATTTAAGAGCTCAAATAGAAATAGCCCAAAGTAACTTGATGCTTAAAAACTATACTCAAGCAATAAAAGACTTTAATGTTGTTTTAGTAAATGCAGATACTCCAGCTGATGTAAAAAAAAGTATTGAAGAAAGACTGGCTTACATAAAAAAAACTATGCAAAAACACTTTATAAGTGGAGCTTTAGTATTTGATTTAAGTTATGATTCAAATGTAAATAACTCAGCAACAGCAGGTGAGTACTCAGTCTTTGTACCCCAATTGGGAACTGATTTTAAATTATCAAATAATGCAAAAGAAGAATCAGATTACTATTATGATGCCATTGCTGTTATAAATCATGTATATAAATATAATGAAAACTTCTCTTTAAATAATAGCCTTGTAGCTTATACTCAAGATTATCATACTAAAAAAGATAGTAATATTGATGTTATCTCATTTACTTCCACTCCTACTTTTTATGAAGGGGCAAATAAATATGGCACTGGACTTGGAATTGATTATGTTAGATACAATGATAAAGACTATTTAAAAAACTATAATCTAATATTTTCAAACTCTCATATTTTTGCACAAACAACTTTAAATAATATTACTTTTAAACTAAGTAAAAAACTCTATGACCAAGAAGAAGATAAACAAAAAAGTGCTTATGTATTTGATTTAACAAATAGCTTAAAATATAAAACAGAAAACTTTGGACTTTTTACTTTAGATACTGCATATAGCAAAGAAATAGAAATATATGAACAAAGAACAGATGTAAGTAAAGAATCATTTGAAGTAGGTTTAGAAAATAGTTTAGCTTTACCATATAAATTTAATCTAAACACAAATATAAATAGTAAAAAAGTAATCTATAGAGATACGGATGTTAACTTTCTATCTAGAAGAGTTGATAAGATAAATAGTGTCTCACTTGGAATAAGTAGACCATTAAGAAAAAACTTAATCTTTGCCTTAAAAGGAACAGCTACAAACAATATGTCAAATCAAGCACCCTTTGATTATAAAAAACAAGTTATTAAATCTTCATTGATTTATACATTTTAAGGATTTAACATGAAAAAGATACTCTTATTACTTTTTATCCTTGCAAACTTTTTATTTGCTAGTATAGGACAAATAACAGCCTTAGTTGGTGATATTAAGATATCTAGGGATTCTAAAACTATCATAGCTAAACTTGGAGAAAAATTAGAAAAGAATGATGTTATAAATTCTTCAAAAGGTTCTAAAGCTCAAATTACCATGAATGATAATACTATTATTACCATTGGGCAAAATTCTACTTTAAATATCTTTGATTATGTTTATGATGAGAGTAAACCAAAAGATTCTAAGGCTAGTTTTGGGTTTATGAAAGGCTCTTTTAAATCTATTACTGGGAAAATTGGAAAGTTAAATAAAAATAGGTTTAAGCTAAGAACTAAAAGTGCTTCTATCGGTATTAGAGGAACTACTATTATTGGGAATCAACAAATCATTATTTGTACTGATGGAGCTATTAGTGTTACTGCTAATGGAGTAACTGTAGATGTGGCAAAACAAGAGTTAACTAGAATTTCACAAGATGGTACTCCAACTCCTCCTGAGCCTTTAAAACAAGACACTTTAGAAAAATTAGAACAATTAGCAGATACTAGTAATACTACAACACCACAAAAGAATGAAAGTAAAGAAGAAAAAAATATTTCTCCTGAAACACCTACAGTTGTAAATAATACTCCAAATAATGATCCTGTTAAATATGAACTTCCTACTGTGAGATATAAGAAAAAAGAACATTCTAACTTATCTGGCTTTACTACTTTAGGATATGCAAATACAATAATTAAAGATAGTAATAATAATGATGCATTTGAATCTTTCAAAAATGGTGAAATGGGAATAAAGGGATTTGATTCTTCTATCACGCAAGGGACAATAGGTAACTCTTCTCGAATAAATATTGACAACAATAAAGTCCTTGATTCCACATTAAAAAATGGAACTACTATTGGAACATTTTCTGATGAAAATGAAACATACTTATCATGGGGAGAATGGCAGGGAACATCTCAAAATAATATAACCTATACTGGAGGATGGATTGCAGGAACAAAAACTGCAGGGAGTATTATACTTGACTTAATTGGTGGACTAACTACTAGTAAAACATTTACGGGTAATGTTATACATGGAGACATATTTGATGGAAATACGCTATATGATATATCTGATCAAAGTACTGTAAATTTTACATTTAATTTTGGTGGAGGAAATAATTCTTTTACAGGAAATATGAACTTATTATATAATGAAGGCTCAGAATACAAAATCAACTTTAATAATGGAGCTGTAAATTCTTCTGGTTTTTCTTCATCTGATTTAAAACATGGAGGAAACAGTATAACGGGAAATATAAATGGTTCATTTTATGGAAGTGGAGAAATTAAAGCAATAGGTGGTAAATTTGACTTTAAAGATGGAGTAATAGAAGGAAGTGGTTTATTTAAAGCTCAATAAAGTGGCTAAAGGTCAAAGACCATAGCCACTTCATCACAAACTGGGAAGTGTTTACATCGTATACAATCAGCCCAGATTTTGTGTTCTGGGATTTGGTCTTTTTCTATTATTCTAAAACCACAGCTTTCAAAAAAACCTGCTTCATAAGTCAATGATAGAAGTTGTTCTAGACCGTAAAATTTAGCCTCTTTTATACAGGCATCAACTAATTGTTTTCCTAGTTTCAAACCTCTAAAATCTTTTGATACTATTAAACTTCGCACTTCTGCTAGTCTTATTGAATGAATATGAGTTGCTACAAAACCTGCTAGTTTTCCATCAACTTCAACAACAGTATATGACCGTATTGTATTAGCCATTTCATCTTCTGTTCTAAGTAAGATAGTACCCTTCTCTACTTCTCCTTTTACAAGGCTTTGCATAGGAATAATATCTTTTGTTGTTGGTTTATAAAATCTAATTTCCAAATAAATATCCTGTTATTTTATTTTGGAGGTCACTTATACCTCTTTTTTTAAGATTTGATATAAAAATACCCTCTGGATACTCTCTTTTTAATTTTGCCAAATCATTTTGTTTTAGCTTATCTGTTTTTGTAAAAGCATGAACGATAAGCTGATCACCTCTTTTTATTTTTTCTAAAAATTCATCCACATTTTTGTCTATTTCAAGTTCTGGATGCCTAGCATCAATTAGATGAATAAACATCTGCAAGTTTGGTCTTTGTTCTAAATAATTTGTCAGATTCTTATTCCACTCTGCTTTTAAACTCTTAGAAACCTTGGCATAACCAAATCCTGGTAAATCTACAAATCTAGCAAATAAATCAGGTGGCATACCATTTTCTTCATCTGTTTTAAACTTTATA
This portion of the Arcobacter nitrofigilis DSM 7299 genome encodes:
- a CDS encoding cache domain-containing protein, which translates into the protein MRPLSIKTKTLALITIIIIMMSIIISQIAIYQINELTKTQTKQYREVEYEEKTLELTHNIEIITNLITQYQKKYADEGKSQVIELIKNIKFGNDGYFWIYNLNGKMIMHPFKPSLDGTDISKTKDSNGKIFFQEMQKVIKDKGEGKVHYFWAKPNSSKTEEKLSYIKLFKPWGWVIGTGMYIDDIESEIAEIKVQNTQQIGSIILKVSIFTLIIVVFSYFVVLFFFDKMVKKPLERFKINFNNFLDFITMVSNKYIPDENTNSDEIGELTLLINETALEIDKKLKDDIRVMGEVVLTADKVEQGIYKCRIHGDSENPMILTLKNTLNKMLNILEKNMLNVKDTLDEYINGDFRNRVIIDESLKEEMLAVMTRVNGLGDALSHSAKTNLSNGQALEKNSYNLTNSMKNLADKANDQAASLEETAAAVEEITSITRSNANNASKMSDLGQTVKLSVSKGQEHAANTALAMEEINEKVSAINEAINIIDQIAFQTNILSLNAAVESATAGEAGKGFAVVAQEVRNLASRSAEAAREIKELVEDANSKAMEGKKISDGMIEDYKELNKHISETIHIIEDVSSASKEQMNGIEQINDAVTKLDSVTQENASEANKIKNISSEVSNMANGLVEDAKDKKFN
- a CDS encoding PAS domain-containing protein, which translates into the protein MSAGKEIVLDKSAFLVSETDEKGIIRFANDTFCKIAGYKLEELVGQPHSIVRNKYMPKKAFKSLWDTVQSGEIWTGYVKNATKSGDFYWVYATVFPFKSCDGSKGYLSCRRKPSEKEIEEAEELYTIWNKEEGK
- a CDS encoding TolC family protein, translated to MNKLLVLLLITSIYSFAKEITFDEALHLLLKNNKQLKSKKLDIKQSHAILDEISANNYGALNFKETYTTTNHAGYAFNSKLSSRKATFGDFGLGSYTGPGSIGEAPDDLNYPKSTENYETKITYDIPLFTGFKISNAKDVAQLQVQAKNKKYQYDEKLLTLELLRAYNACVAAKEYLKSTQKAKEVTKSFVNFSNEMFKEGLVTKIDLNEAQVRDLNTNVKLKEAQNKVSLALSYLSFLVGDEITDVKNFEEVKLSNLVLKNIQEEAINKREDYKYIDLNVKSSKKNIKVEQADYYPKINAHVEYGYSDDKLKNFDDTQDFYLAKVQLNMKIFDMTREAKVEQSRINYNKLMLEKEQFKDSIKLEVKQNYLNYLSNEEILVEKIKAQNLAEEVLIKAEDMYKNKLLKMTDLLAQQASLQKAEAEVIMSKFDLTFMKAKLKLSIGKSLKE
- a CDS encoding tetratricopeptide repeat protein, producing the protein MIKKILLVTTFTLSIVFASESLTSYEQAVKLFNEKSYEKAYKIFLSLSKNDLENQNLNFYLGRCEYEQGKYDIAISYYERILFAQPNNLRAQIEIAQSNLMLKNYTQAIKDFNVVLVNADTPADVKKSIEERLAYIKKTMQKHFISGALVFDLSYDSNVNNSATAGEYSVFVPQLGTDFKLSNNAKEESDYYYDAIAVINHVYKYNENFSLNNSLVAYTQDYHTKKDSNIDVISFTSTPTFYEGANKYGTGLGIDYVRYNDKDYLKNYNLIFSNSHIFAQTTLNNITFKLSKKLYDQEEDKQKSAYVFDLTNSLKYKTENFGLFTLDTAYSKEIEIYEQRTDVSKESFEVGLENSLALPYKFNLNTNINSKKVIYRDTDVNFLSRRVDKINSVSLGISRPLRKNLIFALKGTATNNMSNQAPFDYKKQVIKSSLIYTF
- a CDS encoding FecR family protein; this translates as MKKILLLLFILANFLFASIGQITALVGDIKISRDSKTIIAKLGEKLEKNDVINSSKGSKAQITMNDNTIITIGQNSTLNIFDYVYDESKPKDSKASFGFMKGSFKSITGKIGKLNKNRFKLRTKSASIGIRGTTIIGNQQIIICTDGAISVTANGVTVDVAKQELTRISQDGTPTPPEPLKQDTLEKLEQLADTSNTTTPQKNESKEEKNISPETPTVVNNTPNNDPVKYELPTVRYKKKEHSNLSGFTTLGYANTIIKDSNNNDAFESFKNGEMGIKGFDSSITQGTIGNSSRINIDNNKVLDSTLKNGTTIGTFSDENETYLSWGEWQGTSQNNITYTGGWIAGTKTAGSIILDLIGGLTTSKTFTGNVIHGDIFDGNTLYDISDQSTVNFTFNFGGGNNSFTGNMNLLYNEGSEYKINFNNGAVNSSGFSSSDLKHGGNSITGNINGSFYGSGEIKAIGGKFDFKDGVIEGSGLFKAQ
- a CDS encoding N-acetyltransferase; this translates as MEIRFYKPTTKDIIPMQSLVKGEVEKGTILLRTEDEMANTIRSYTVVEVDGKLAGFVATHIHSIRLAEVRSLIVSKDFRGLKLGKQLVDACIKEAKFYGLEQLLSLTYEAGFFESCGFRIIEKDQIPEHKIWADCIRCKHFPVCDEVAMVFDL
- the yihA gene encoding ribosome biogenesis GTP-binding protein YihA/YsxC; this translates as MRIVDASFMQSAQSISDSPGPDVAEIAFLGRSNVGKSSLLNTLTNRKGLAKSSSTPGKTQLINYFNIKFKTDEENGMPPDLFARFVDLPGFGYAKVSKSLKAEWNKNLTNYLEQRPNLQMFIHLIDARHPELEIDKNVDEFLEKIKRGDQLIVHAFTKTDKLKQNDLAKLKREYPEGIFISNLKKRGISDLQNKITGYLFGN